A window of Streptomyces sp. DG1A-41 contains these coding sequences:
- a CDS encoding YdeI/OmpD-associated family protein, which produces MASGVPLSFATVADLDSRLAAHPAPHPGIWVKVAKKGSGIPSVSAADVNDVALCHGWITGQRKGLDASSYLQRITPRRHGSLWSMVNVRRVEELTAAGRMRPGGLAEVAAARADGRWEAAYASQQEAEVPEDLAAALERSPRAAATFETLGGTDRYLAMLGVLRARTPRSRAARAAAAVAKLEAGRKAR; this is translated from the coding sequence ATGGCCTCCGGAGTCCCTCTCTCCTTCGCGACCGTCGCCGACCTGGACTCCCGGCTGGCCGCACACCCCGCGCCGCATCCCGGCATCTGGGTCAAGGTCGCCAAGAAGGGCTCGGGCATTCCCTCCGTCAGCGCCGCCGACGTCAACGACGTGGCGCTGTGCCACGGGTGGATCACCGGGCAGCGCAAGGGGCTCGACGCGTCGTCCTACCTCCAGAGGATCACCCCGCGGCGCCACGGCAGCCTCTGGTCCATGGTCAACGTCCGGCGGGTCGAGGAGCTGACCGCCGCCGGGCGGATGCGGCCGGGCGGGCTCGCGGAGGTGGCGGCCGCGCGGGCGGACGGCCGCTGGGAGGCGGCGTACGCCTCCCAGCAGGAGGCCGAGGTCCCGGAGGACCTCGCTGCGGCACTGGAGCGGAGCCCGCGGGCCGCGGCGACCTTCGAGACGCTCGGGGGGACCGACCGGTACCTGGCGATGCTCGGCGTGCTGCGCGCCCGGACGCCGCGGAGCCGGGCGGCGCGGGCGGCGGCGGCGGTCGCGAAGCTGGAGGCCGGCCGGAAGGCCCGATAG
- a CDS encoding DMT family transporter has protein sequence MNILLSVAFVLCWSSGFIGAKLGAGDASAITVLMWRFLPLAVALVAVAALTRTAWRGLTAQDVTRQAVIGVLSQSGYLLSVYYAIQLGVSSGTTALIDGVQPLVAGALAGPLLGQYVSGRQWIGLGLGLSGVAVVTLADAAAGTGVAWWAYAVPLLGMLSLVAATFLESRSRSRVAPSVSLTVHCATSAVLFSALALSTGAAAPPAEGGFWVAVAWLVGLSTFGGYGLYWLILKRSGVTKVNTLMFLMAPVTAVWGAIAFGEPFGVQTALGLAVCLAAVVVVHRGEGRKDRKDTAVTATRGEPEENRWTRAPGPA, from the coding sequence GTGAACATCCTGCTCTCCGTCGCCTTCGTCCTCTGCTGGAGCTCCGGGTTCATCGGGGCCAAGCTCGGTGCGGGCGACGCGTCCGCGATCACGGTCCTGATGTGGCGGTTCCTGCCGCTGGCCGTCGCCCTCGTCGCCGTCGCCGCCCTCACGCGCACGGCCTGGCGAGGTCTCACCGCCCAGGACGTGACCCGGCAGGCCGTCATCGGCGTGCTGTCGCAGAGCGGCTATCTGCTCAGCGTCTACTACGCCATCCAACTCGGCGTCTCCAGCGGCACCACGGCTCTGATCGACGGTGTCCAGCCCCTCGTCGCCGGGGCCCTCGCGGGACCGCTGCTGGGGCAGTACGTCTCGGGCCGGCAGTGGATCGGCCTGGGTCTGGGGCTGAGCGGCGTCGCCGTGGTCACCCTGGCCGACGCGGCGGCCGGGACCGGCGTGGCCTGGTGGGCGTACGCCGTCCCGCTGCTCGGGATGCTGTCCCTGGTCGCCGCCACGTTCCTGGAGAGCCGGTCCCGCTCGCGGGTCGCTCCGTCGGTGTCGCTGACCGTCCACTGCGCCACCAGCGCCGTCCTCTTCTCCGCGCTGGCCCTGAGCACCGGAGCCGCCGCGCCGCCCGCCGAGGGCGGGTTCTGGGTGGCCGTCGCCTGGCTCGTGGGTCTGTCCACGTTCGGCGGCTACGGGCTGTACTGGCTCATCCTGAAGCGCTCCGGGGTGACGAAGGTGAACACGCTGATGTTCCTCATGGCTCCGGTCACGGCCGTCTGGGGCGCGATCGCGTTCGGTGAGCCGTTCGGCGTGCAGACCGCTCTCGGCCTGGCCGTCTGCCTCGCGGCCGTGGTCGTCGTCCACCGCGGTGAGGGCCGGAAAGACCGGAAGGACACGGCTGTGACCGCCACGCGAGGCGAGCCGGAGGAAAACCGCTGGACCCGCGCCCCCGGGCCCGCCTAA
- a CDS encoding proline dehydrogenase family protein has translation MLGPVILAASRSDRMRRLVSAAPVTKQVVDRFIAGEDVDDVVPVIRELTERGLELTMDVVGEDITNPAQAAAARDAYLELIDRLKPLELGTRAEMSVKLSMFGQALDGGHELALANIRPVVEAAAEIGTTVTLDAEDHTTLDSMFAIHEELRKDFPQTGCVIQAYLFRTEADARRLAANGSRVRLVKGAYKEPGSVAYLDKHEIDRAYVRILRALMEGEGYPMIGSHDPRLIAIGQELAHQAGRKLDEYEFQMLYGIRTEEHLRLAAEGHRMRVYTAYGTDWYGYFMRRLAEKPANLRFFVRSMITKG, from the coding sequence GTGCTGGGTCCCGTGATTCTCGCCGCGTCGCGCAGCGACCGGATGCGACGCCTGGTTTCGGCGGCCCCGGTGACCAAACAGGTCGTCGACCGGTTCATCGCGGGCGAAGACGTCGACGACGTCGTTCCGGTCATCCGGGAGCTCACCGAGCGGGGCCTGGAGCTGACGATGGACGTCGTCGGTGAGGACATCACCAACCCCGCCCAGGCCGCCGCCGCGCGGGACGCCTACCTGGAGCTGATCGACCGCCTGAAGCCGCTGGAGCTCGGCACCCGCGCCGAGATGTCGGTGAAGCTGTCGATGTTCGGGCAGGCGCTGGACGGCGGCCACGAACTGGCCCTCGCCAACATCCGCCCGGTCGTCGAGGCCGCCGCCGAGATCGGCACCACGGTCACCCTGGACGCCGAGGACCACACCACCCTCGACTCGATGTTCGCCATCCACGAGGAGCTGCGGAAGGACTTCCCGCAGACCGGCTGCGTCATCCAGGCGTACCTGTTCCGCACCGAGGCCGACGCCCGCCGCCTCGCCGCGAACGGCAGCCGGGTGCGCCTGGTCAAGGGTGCGTACAAGGAGCCGGGCTCGGTCGCGTATCTGGACAAACACGAGATCGATCGGGCATACGTTCGGATCCTTAGGGCGTTGATGGAGGGGGAGGGGTACCCGATGATCGGGTCCCACGACCCGCGCCTGATCGCCATCGGCCAGGAACTCGCCCACCAGGCCGGGCGAAAGCTCGACGAGTACGAGTTCCAGATGCTCTACGGCATCCGCACCGAGGAGCACCTGCGACTGGCCGCCGAAGGCCACCGGATGCGCGTGTACACGGCCTACGGCACCGACTGGTACGGCTACTTCATGCGCCGACTCGCGGAGAAGCCGGCCAACCTGCGCTTCTTCGTGCGCAGCATGATCACCAAGGGCTGA
- a CDS encoding acyl-CoA carboxylase subunit beta, which translates to MTVLDEAPGEPTDAHGRVAELHEIRAQAVAGPSEKATKAQHAKGKLTARERIELLLDPDSFREVEQLRRHRATGFGLEAKKPYTDGVITGWGTVEGRTVFVYAHDFRIFGGALGEAHATKIHKIMDMAIAAGAPLVSLNDGAGARIQEGVSALAGYGGIFQRNTKASGVIPQISVMLGPCAGGAAYSPALTDFVFMVRETSQMFITGPDVVKAVTGEEITQNGLGGADVHAETSGVCHFAYDDEETCIAEVRYLLSLLPQNNRENPPRAESSDPADRRSDVLLDLVPADGNRPYDMAKVIEEIVDDGDYLEVHERWARNIICALGRMDGQVVGIIANQPQVLAGVLDIEASEKAARFVQMCDAFNIPIVTFLDVPGFLPGVDQEHGGIIRHGAKLLYAYCNATVPRISLILRKAYGGAYIVMDSQSIGADLTYAWPTNEIAVMGAEGAANVIFRRQIAEAEDPEAMRARMVKEYKSELMHPYYAAERGLVDDVIDPAETREVLIKSLAMLQTKHADLPSRKHGNPPQ; encoded by the coding sequence ATGACCGTTTTGGATGAGGCGCCGGGTGAGCCGACCGACGCGCACGGACGCGTGGCCGAACTGCACGAGATCCGTGCGCAGGCGGTGGCCGGACCGAGCGAGAAGGCGACCAAGGCGCAGCACGCCAAGGGCAAGCTGACCGCGCGGGAGCGCATCGAACTTCTCCTCGACCCGGATTCCTTCCGCGAGGTCGAGCAGCTGCGCCGGCACCGGGCCACGGGCTTCGGTCTGGAGGCCAAGAAGCCGTACACCGACGGTGTGATCACCGGCTGGGGCACGGTGGAGGGCCGGACGGTCTTCGTCTACGCCCATGACTTCCGCATCTTCGGCGGCGCCCTGGGCGAGGCCCACGCCACGAAGATCCACAAGATCATGGACATGGCCATCGCAGCCGGTGCCCCGCTGGTGTCGCTGAACGACGGCGCGGGCGCCCGCATCCAGGAGGGCGTCTCGGCGCTCGCGGGCTACGGCGGCATCTTCCAGCGCAACACCAAGGCGAGCGGGGTCATCCCGCAGATCTCGGTGATGCTGGGCCCGTGCGCGGGCGGCGCCGCCTACAGCCCGGCCCTCACCGACTTCGTGTTCATGGTCCGCGAGACCTCGCAGATGTTCATCACCGGCCCGGACGTCGTCAAGGCGGTCACCGGCGAGGAGATCACGCAGAACGGCCTGGGCGGCGCGGACGTGCACGCCGAGACGAGCGGCGTCTGCCACTTCGCCTACGACGACGAAGAGACCTGCATCGCCGAGGTCCGCTACCTCCTGTCCCTCCTCCCGCAGAACAACCGCGAGAACCCGCCCCGCGCCGAGTCGTCGGACCCCGCCGACCGCCGCAGCGACGTCCTCCTGGACCTGGTCCCGGCGGACGGCAACCGGCCGTATGACATGGCCAAGGTCATCGAGGAGATCGTCGACGACGGCGACTACCTGGAGGTCCACGAGCGCTGGGCCCGCAACATCATCTGCGCACTGGGCCGGATGGACGGCCAGGTCGTCGGCATCATCGCCAACCAGCCGCAGGTGCTCGCCGGTGTCCTGGACATCGAGGCCTCCGAGAAGGCGGCCCGCTTCGTCCAGATGTGCGACGCCTTCAACATCCCGATCGTCACCTTTCTGGACGTCCCCGGCTTTCTCCCGGGCGTCGACCAGGAGCACGGTGGCATCATCCGCCACGGCGCGAAGCTCCTCTACGCCTACTGCAACGCGACCGTGCCGAGGATCTCGCTGATCCTGCGCAAGGCCTACGGAGGTGCGTACATCGTCATGGACAGCCAGTCCATCGGTGCCGACCTCACCTACGCCTGGCCGACCAACGAGATCGCCGTCATGGGCGCGGAGGGTGCGGCCAACGTCATCTTCCGCCGCCAGATCGCCGAGGCCGAGGACCCCGAGGCCATGCGGGCCCGCATGGTCAAGGAGTACAAGTCCGAGCTCATGCACCCCTACTACGCTGCCGAGCGCGGCCTGGTCGACGACGTGATCGACCCCGCGGAAACCCGCGAGGTCCTCATCAAGTCCCTCGCGATGCTCCAGACCAAGCACGCCGACCTGCCCTCCCGCAAGCACGGCAACCCGCCCCAGTAA
- a CDS encoding helix-turn-helix domain-containing protein — protein MGTTADTPRRITMTPAARRVLEAAARLFYERGIHAVGVDLIAAEAGVTKKTLYDRFGSKEQIVVEYLADRDERWRAFLAERLDAAGPEPGEQVLAVFDASRAWAAELSPKGCSMVNAHAEISDPAHPAHPVITGQKQWMLALFTRLASDSTPEGADALARTLMLLHEGALVAHGLGIFPDPIAHAREQARALLA, from the coding sequence ATGGGTACCACCGCTGACACCCCGCGCCGGATCACGATGACGCCCGCCGCCCGTCGCGTCCTGGAAGCGGCCGCCCGGCTCTTCTACGAGCGCGGCATCCACGCCGTCGGCGTCGACCTCATCGCCGCCGAGGCCGGGGTGACGAAGAAGACCCTCTACGACCGGTTCGGCTCCAAGGAGCAGATCGTCGTGGAGTACCTCGCGGACCGCGACGAGCGCTGGCGGGCCTTCCTCGCCGAACGCCTCGACGCGGCCGGGCCCGAGCCGGGCGAGCAGGTCCTGGCGGTCTTCGACGCCTCGCGCGCGTGGGCGGCGGAGCTGAGTCCCAAGGGGTGCAGCATGGTCAACGCCCACGCGGAGATCAGCGACCCCGCCCACCCGGCCCACCCGGTCATCACCGGGCAGAAGCAGTGGATGCTCGCCCTCTTCACCCGCCTCGCCTCGGACAGCACCCCGGAGGGGGCCGACGCCCTGGCCCGGACGCTGATGCTGCTGCACGAGGGCGCGCTCGTCGCGCACGGCCTTGGCATCTTCCCGGACCCCATCGCCCACGCCCGCGAACAGGCACGCGCACTGCTCGCATAG
- a CDS encoding serine protease encodes MKRILTALKRCAALGAAALAIASLQPVSAAQAAPSPVVGGTRAAQGEFPFMVRLSMGCGGALYTQQIVLTAAHCVGGSGNNTSITATAGVVDLQSTSGRVQVRSTKVLRAPGYNGTGRDWALIKLAQPINLPTLKIATTAQYNTGDFTVAGWGANREGGSQQRYLLKATVPFVSDAACKAYGGYYSGLVANEEICAGFDAGGVDTCQGDSGGPMFRKDNAGAWIQVGIVSWGEGCARPEAPGVYTEVSTFASAIASAASTL; translated from the coding sequence TTGAAGAGAATTCTCACGGCCCTCAAGAGATGCGCGGCCCTCGGGGCCGCCGCGCTCGCGATCGCCAGCCTTCAGCCCGTCTCCGCCGCGCAGGCCGCCCCGTCGCCCGTCGTCGGCGGGACGCGGGCCGCGCAGGGCGAGTTCCCGTTCATGGTCCGGCTCTCCATGGGCTGCGGCGGGGCGCTCTACACCCAGCAGATCGTGCTCACGGCCGCGCACTGCGTGGGCGGTTCCGGCAACAACACCAGCATCACGGCCACCGCGGGGGTCGTCGACCTCCAGTCCACCAGCGGCCGGGTCCAGGTCCGCTCCACCAAGGTGCTCCGCGCCCCCGGCTACAACGGCACCGGCAGGGACTGGGCGCTCATCAAGCTCGCCCAGCCCATCAACCTGCCGACCCTGAAGATCGCCACCACCGCGCAGTACAACACCGGTGACTTCACCGTCGCCGGCTGGGGCGCGAACCGTGAGGGCGGTTCCCAGCAGCGCTACCTGCTGAAGGCGACCGTGCCGTTCGTCAGCGACGCCGCCTGCAAGGCCTACGGCGGTTACTACAGCGGCCTCGTCGCGAACGAGGAGATCTGCGCCGGCTTCGACGCGGGCGGTGTCGACACCTGCCAGGGCGACTCCGGAGGCCCCATGTTCCGCAAGGACAACGCCGGCGCCTGGATCCAGGTCGGCATCGTCAGCTGGGGCGAGGGCTGCGCCCGGCCCGAGGCCCCCGGCGTCTACACGGAGGTCTCGACGTTCGCCTCCGCCATCGCCTCGGCGGCGTCGACACTCTGA
- a CDS encoding SDR family NAD(P)-dependent oxidoreductase, translated as MTLTGSGSAYDPPAGAAPRRPAAPSPVREHGPPRRLDRRVALVAGASSGIGAATARRFAMDGWQLLLTGRDRHRLEKTASGTSAVVLPADLAAPDGPRLLAQSALYTTGRVDVLVAGAGIGWAGPFAAMPHTDIDRVLTLDLNATLHLVREVLPSMIAAGRGRVVLIGSIAGRVGVREEAVYSAAQAALAAFSEALRQELRGTGVGVTLVVAGPVDTAFFARRGRPYDRSHPRKVSPGCVAGAVWDAVREGRDEVYVPAWLALPFRLRALAPRLFRRLLYRFG; from the coding sequence ATGACACTCACCGGCTCCGGCTCGGCCTACGACCCACCGGCGGGCGCCGCCCCACGCCGTCCCGCGGCCCCCTCTCCGGTCCGCGAACACGGGCCGCCGCGGCGGCTGGACCGGCGCGTGGCCCTCGTCGCCGGGGCCTCCTCGGGCATCGGGGCGGCCACGGCACGGCGCTTCGCCATGGACGGCTGGCAGCTGCTCCTCACCGGGCGCGACCGGCACCGCCTGGAGAAGACGGCGTCCGGCACCTCGGCCGTCGTGCTGCCCGCCGACCTCGCCGCCCCGGACGGTCCGCGCCTGCTGGCCCAGTCCGCGCTGTACACGACCGGCCGGGTCGACGTCCTGGTCGCCGGGGCGGGCATCGGCTGGGCGGGCCCGTTCGCCGCCATGCCGCACACCGACATCGACCGGGTCCTGACCCTGGACCTCAACGCCACGCTCCACCTCGTGCGCGAGGTGCTGCCCTCCATGATCGCGGCCGGGCGGGGCCGGGTGGTGCTGATCGGCTCGATCGCGGGCCGCGTGGGCGTACGGGAGGAAGCGGTGTACTCCGCCGCCCAGGCCGCCCTGGCCGCCTTCTCCGAGGCGCTGCGCCAGGAACTGCGCGGCACGGGAGTGGGCGTGACCCTCGTCGTGGCCGGCCCCGTCGACACGGCCTTCTTCGCCCGCCGCGGCAGGCCCTACGACCGCTCCCACCCCCGGAAGGTCTCGCCCGGCTGTGTCGCCGGTGCCGTCTGGGACGCCGTGCGCGAGGGCCGCGACGAGGTCTACGTCCCCGCCTGGCTGGCCCTCCCGTTCCGCCTGCGCGCTCTGGCCCCGCGGCTGTTCAGACGGCTGCTGTACCGCTTCGGCTGA
- a CDS encoding YceI family protein, translating into MSIFSRKDTETATIDAARPDLAALTGDYTIDPAHSTLGFVARHAMVTNVKGSFQDFTGTLHLDGTDPSRSTASLDVVMDSIETGNADRDGHLKSSDFFKADEFPTMTFRSTAAESLGGDEYRITGDLTILGTTRPLTIDLEFNGAAKDPFGNERVGFEGKAEILRSEWGLTWNAALETGGVLVSDKIKLNFDVSAIRNA; encoded by the coding sequence ATGAGCATCTTCAGCCGCAAGGACACCGAGACCGCCACGATCGACGCCGCGCGCCCGGACCTGGCCGCCCTGACCGGCGACTACACGATCGACCCCGCGCACTCGACGCTCGGCTTCGTCGCCCGGCACGCCATGGTCACCAACGTCAAGGGCAGCTTCCAGGACTTCACCGGGACGCTCCACCTCGACGGCACCGACCCCTCGCGGTCCACGGCCTCCCTGGACGTCGTGATGGACAGCATCGAGACGGGCAACGCCGACCGCGACGGCCACCTCAAGAGCTCGGACTTCTTCAAGGCGGACGAGTTCCCGACCATGACGTTCCGCTCCACCGCGGCGGAGTCCCTCGGCGGCGACGAGTACCGCATCACCGGCGACCTGACGATCCTCGGCACGACCCGCCCCCTCACCATCGACCTCGAGTTCAACGGCGCCGCGAAGGACCCCTTCGGCAACGAGCGCGTCGGCTTCGAGGGCAAGGCGGAGATCCTGCGCTCCGAGTGGGGCCTGACCTGGAACGCCGCCCTCGAGACCGGCGGCGTCCTGGTCTCCGACAAGATCAAGCTCAACTTCGACGTCTCGGCGATCCGCAACGCGTGA
- the cimA gene encoding citramalate synthase — translation MTAPSELDDSFHVFDTTLRDGAQREGINLTVADKLAIARHLDDFGVGFIEGGWPGANPRDTEFFARAQKEIDFQHAQLVAFGSTRRAGTTAAEDPQVRALLESGAQVITLVAKSHDRHVELALRTTLDENLAMVRDTVSFLKEQGRRVFVDCEHFFDGYRANPEYAKSVVRTASAAGADVVVLCDTNGGMLPAQIQAVVATVLADTGARLGIHAQDDTGCAVANTLAAVDAGATHVQCTANGYGERVGNANLFPVVAALELKYGKRVLPEGHLREMTRISHAIAEVVNLTPSTHQPYVGLSAFAHKAGLHASAIKVDPDLYQHIDPEQVGNTMRMLVSDMAGRASIELKGKELGIDLGGDRELVGRVVERVKERELRGYTYEAADASFEILLRTEVQGKPLRYFEVESWRAIVEDRPDGSHANEATVKLWAKGERIVATAEGNGPVNALDRALRVGLEKIYPQLAQLELVDYKVRILEGKHGTNSTTRVLISTSDGAGEWSTVGVADNVIAASWQALEDAYTYGLLRAGVTPAE, via the coding sequence ATGACCGCACCCAGCGAGCTCGACGATTCCTTCCACGTCTTCGACACCACCCTGCGCGACGGAGCACAGCGGGAGGGCATCAACCTCACCGTCGCCGACAAGCTGGCCATCGCGCGGCACCTGGACGACTTCGGCGTGGGCTTCATCGAGGGCGGCTGGCCGGGCGCGAACCCCCGGGACACCGAGTTCTTCGCCCGCGCCCAGAAGGAGATCGACTTCCAGCACGCCCAGCTGGTCGCGTTCGGCTCCACCCGCCGGGCCGGCACCACCGCCGCGGAGGACCCGCAGGTCAGGGCGCTCCTGGAATCCGGCGCGCAGGTGATCACGCTGGTCGCCAAGTCGCACGACCGCCATGTCGAGCTCGCCCTGCGCACGACCCTGGACGAGAACCTGGCGATGGTCCGCGACACGGTGTCGTTCCTGAAGGAACAGGGCCGCCGGGTCTTCGTCGACTGCGAGCACTTCTTCGACGGCTACCGAGCGAACCCCGAGTACGCGAAGTCGGTCGTCCGTACGGCCTCGGCGGCCGGAGCGGACGTGGTGGTCCTCTGCGACACCAACGGCGGCATGCTCCCGGCGCAGATCCAGGCGGTCGTCGCCACGGTCCTGGCCGACACCGGCGCCCGGCTCGGCATCCACGCCCAGGACGACACGGGCTGCGCGGTGGCGAACACGCTGGCCGCCGTCGACGCGGGCGCGACGCACGTCCAGTGCACGGCCAACGGCTACGGCGAACGCGTCGGCAACGCCAACCTGTTCCCGGTCGTGGCGGCCCTGGAGCTCAAGTACGGCAAGCGGGTCCTGCCCGAGGGTCACCTGCGCGAGATGACCCGCATCTCGCACGCGATCGCCGAGGTCGTCAACCTCACGCCGTCCACGCACCAGCCCTACGTCGGCCTCTCGGCCTTCGCGCACAAGGCCGGCCTGCACGCCTCGGCCATCAAGGTCGACCCGGACCTGTACCAGCACATCGACCCCGAGCAGGTCGGCAACACCATGCGGATGCTGGTCTCCGACATGGCCGGCCGCGCCTCCATCGAGCTCAAGGGCAAGGAACTCGGCATCGACCTCGGCGGCGACCGCGAACTGGTCGGCCGGGTGGTCGAGCGGGTGAAGGAGCGCGAACTCAGGGGCTACACGTACGAGGCGGCGGACGCGAGCTTCGAGATCCTCCTGCGCACCGAGGTCCAGGGCAAGCCGCTGCGCTACTTCGAGGTCGAGTCCTGGCGCGCCATCGTCGAGGACCGGCCCGACGGCTCCCACGCCAACGAGGCCACGGTCAAGCTCTGGGCCAAGGGCGAGCGCATCGTCGCCACGGCCGAGGGCAACGGCCCGGTCAACGCGCTGGACCGGGCGCTGCGCGTGGGCCTGGAGAAGATCTACCCGCAGCTCGCCCAGCTGGAGCTGGTGGACTACAAGGTCCGCATCCTGGAGGGCAAGCACGGCACCAACTCGACGACCCGCGTGCTGATCTCCACGTCCGACGGCGCGGGCGAGTGGTCGACGGTGGGTGTGGCCGACAACGTCATCGCCGCGAGCTGGCAGGCCCTGGAGGACGCGTACACGTACGGGCTGCTGCGGGCGGGAGTGACCCCGGCCGAGTAG
- a CDS encoding branched-chain amino acid aminotransferase, with amino-acid sequence MTTPTIELKPSANPLSAAEREAILANPGFGRHFTDHMVTIKWTEGRGWHDGQLVPYAPISLDPATTVLHYAQEIFEGLKAYRRPDGSVATFRPEKNAERFQSSARRLAMPELPVETFIEACDALVRQDKAWVPAHGGEESLYLRPFMIATEVGLGVKPANEYLFLVIASPAGAYFPGGVKPVSIWVSEDRVRAVPGGMGDAKTGGNYAASLLAQAEAATKGCDQVCYLDAVEHEWVEELGGMNLYFVYGNKIVTPSLTGSILEGVTRDSLLTVARDLGYEAEEGRVSVDQWQRDSENGSLTEVFACGTAAVITPVGTVKRAGAEWQQSGGEPGEVTLRLRQALLDIQRGTAEDKHGWMHQLG; translated from the coding sequence ATGACGACGCCCACGATCGAGCTCAAGCCGTCCGCCAACCCGCTCTCCGCCGCAGAACGGGAGGCGATCCTGGCCAACCCCGGGTTCGGCCGCCACTTCACCGACCACATGGTGACGATCAAGTGGACGGAGGGACGTGGCTGGCACGACGGTCAGCTCGTGCCGTACGCGCCGATCTCCCTCGACCCGGCCACCACGGTCCTGCACTACGCGCAGGAGATCTTCGAGGGGCTGAAGGCCTACCGGCGCCCCGACGGCTCGGTCGCCACGTTCCGCCCGGAGAAGAATGCCGAGCGTTTCCAGAGCTCCGCGCGCCGGCTGGCGATGCCCGAGCTGCCGGTCGAGACGTTCATCGAGGCGTGCGACGCCCTGGTGAGGCAGGACAAGGCGTGGGTGCCGGCACACGGCGGGGAGGAGTCCCTCTACCTGCGCCCGTTCATGATCGCGACCGAGGTCGGGCTGGGTGTGAAGCCGGCCAACGAGTACCTGTTCCTGGTCATCGCCTCCCCGGCCGGCGCGTACTTCCCCGGCGGCGTCAAGCCGGTCTCCATCTGGGTCTCCGAGGACCGCGTCCGCGCCGTCCCAGGCGGCATGGGCGACGCCAAGACCGGCGGCAACTACGCGGCGTCCCTGCTGGCGCAGGCGGAGGCCGCGACCAAGGGCTGTGACCAGGTCTGCTACCTCGACGCGGTCGAGCACGAGTGGGTCGAGGAGCTCGGCGGCATGAACCTGTACTTCGTGTACGGAAACAAGATCGTCACGCCGTCCCTCACCGGCTCGATCCTGGAAGGCGTCACCCGCGACTCGCTGCTCACCGTCGCCCGTGACCTCGGCTACGAGGCCGAGGAGGGCCGGGTCTCGGTCGACCAGTGGCAGCGGGACTCGGAGAACGGGTCGCTCACGGAGGTGTTCGCCTGCGGTACGGCCGCGGTGATCACGCCGGTCGGGACGGTGAAGCGGGCCGGGGCGGAGTGGCAGCAGAGCGGGGGTGAGCCGGGCGAGGTCACGCTCCGGCTCCGTCAGGCCCTGCTCGACATCCAGCGTGGTACGGCGGAGGACAAGCACGGCTGGATGCACCAGCTGGGCTGA
- a CDS encoding 3-isopropylmalate dehydrogenase yields MSRSINLAVIPGDGIGQEVVAEGLKVLSAVLPQDVKLETKEYDFGAQRYHATGETLTDADLDALKKHDAILLGAIGDPSVPSGVLERGFLLKLRFAFDHHVNLRPSKLLPGVATPLAGEPQIDFVVVREGTEGPYTGNGGTIRKGTEHEVATEVSVNTAFGVERVVRDAFARAQARPRKKLALIHKNNVLTFAGHLWTNIFNKVAEEFPEVTTEYMHVDAATIYLVTQPERFDVIVTDNLFGDIITDLAAAVSGGIGVAASGNINPSGEFPSMFEPVHGSAPDIAGQGKADPTATVLSVALLLRHLGYEAEAARIDEAVSADLSERTGEPARSTSEIGDALAGRVAG; encoded by the coding sequence ATGTCTCGCAGCATCAATCTCGCAGTGATTCCCGGTGACGGCATCGGCCAGGAAGTCGTGGCCGAAGGCCTGAAGGTCCTCTCCGCCGTCCTTCCGCAGGATGTGAAGCTGGAGACCAAGGAGTACGACTTCGGCGCCCAGCGTTACCACGCCACCGGTGAGACCCTCACCGACGCCGACCTCGACGCCCTGAAGAAGCACGACGCCATCCTGCTCGGCGCGATCGGCGACCCGAGCGTGCCGTCCGGCGTCCTGGAGCGCGGCTTCCTGCTCAAGCTCCGCTTCGCCTTCGACCACCACGTCAACCTGCGTCCCTCGAAGCTGCTGCCGGGTGTCGCCACCCCGCTGGCCGGCGAGCCGCAGATCGACTTCGTCGTGGTCCGCGAGGGCACCGAGGGCCCGTACACCGGCAACGGCGGCACCATCCGCAAGGGCACCGAGCACGAGGTCGCCACCGAGGTCTCCGTGAACACGGCCTTCGGTGTCGAGCGCGTGGTCCGCGACGCCTTCGCGCGTGCCCAGGCCCGCCCGCGCAAGAAGCTGGCGCTGATCCACAAGAACAACGTGCTGACCTTCGCGGGTCACCTGTGGACCAACATCTTCAACAAGGTGGCCGAGGAGTTCCCCGAGGTCACCACCGAGTACATGCACGTCGACGCGGCCACGATCTACCTGGTCACCCAGCCCGAGCGCTTCGACGTGATCGTCACCGACAACCTCTTCGGCGACATCATCACCGACCTCGCCGCGGCCGTCTCCGGCGGCATCGGTGTGGCGGCCTCCGGCAACATCAACCCGTCCGGAGAGTTCCCCTCGATGTTCGAGCCCGTGCACGGCTCGGCCCCGGACATCGCCGGCCAGGGCAAGGCCGACCCGACCGCCACGGTGCTGTCCGTCGCCCTGCTCCTGCGTCACCTCGGCTACGAGGCCGAGGCCGCCCGTATCGACGAGGCGGTCTCCGCCGACCTGTCGGAGCGCACCGGCGAGCCCGCCCGCTCCACCTCGGAGATCGGCGACGCGCTCGCCGGACGCGTAGCCGGCTGA